In Promicromonospora sukumoe, the following proteins share a genomic window:
- a CDS encoding methylated-DNA--[protein]-cysteine S-methyltransferase, with protein MDHSRLEFAVVPTAIGECALVWNEDAEIVGSTLPHGSADQLRGAVRGWYPGAVEASPAPVAAAAEALKHLLDDGVGDLAEVPLNMSAVPDFDRRVYEIVRAIPPGETRTYGEVATELGAPGAAQAVGQAMGRNPFPPIVPCHRVLAVGRRVGGFSARGGTRTKIRMLETEGVYLEQPTLFDL; from the coding sequence ATGGACCACAGCAGGCTCGAGTTCGCGGTGGTCCCCACCGCGATCGGTGAGTGCGCGCTCGTCTGGAACGAGGACGCGGAGATCGTCGGCTCGACGCTGCCCCACGGCAGCGCCGACCAGTTACGGGGTGCCGTGCGCGGCTGGTACCCGGGCGCCGTCGAGGCCTCGCCCGCCCCGGTCGCGGCAGCGGCCGAGGCGCTGAAGCATCTGCTCGACGACGGCGTCGGCGACCTCGCGGAGGTCCCCCTGAACATGAGCGCCGTGCCCGACTTCGACCGCCGGGTGTACGAGATCGTGCGCGCCATCCCGCCGGGCGAGACCCGCACGTACGGCGAGGTCGCGACCGAGCTCGGCGCGCCCGGAGCAGCGCAGGCCGTGGGCCAGGCGATGGGCCGCAACCCGTTCCCGCCGATCGTGCCGTGCCACCGGGTGCTGGCCGTGGGCCGCCGTGTCGGCGGGTTCTCGGCCCGCGGTGGCACACGCACCAAGATCCGGATGCTGGAGACGGAGGGCGTCTACCTGGAGCAGCCCACGCTCTTCGACCTGTGA
- a CDS encoding class I SAM-dependent methyltransferase, with product MDIRTVGNPIVQAGGRWLRRVNDRHPWSHNDHFHGWVLRRLPGRTAPGLTLAGGRRPGRTPRDRSLPARPLRVLDVGCGRGLLLSRLRGRFDEVLGIDADAAMATVAAERFADDPSVTVRRARFEEIDGTFDAVTMIAVLHHLPLEPALRHAGELLAPGGRLLVVGLARADSLTDLAWDLPSSLLNPLVGLMKHPQPVRAPVDDGGPVASGGPVMPVRDPAESFSEISRTAGAVLPGARVRRRLFFRYTLEWTRPR from the coding sequence ATGGACATCCGGACCGTCGGCAACCCGATCGTGCAGGCCGGCGGCCGCTGGCTGCGCCGGGTCAACGACCGGCACCCGTGGAGCCACAACGACCACTTCCACGGCTGGGTGCTGCGGCGGCTGCCCGGCCGGACGGCCCCGGGCCTGACGCTCGCGGGCGGACGGCGGCCGGGCCGGACGCCCAGGGACCGGTCGCTCCCGGCTCGGCCGCTCCGTGTGCTCGACGTCGGCTGCGGCCGAGGGCTCCTGCTGAGCCGGCTGCGCGGGCGGTTCGACGAGGTGCTGGGCATCGATGCGGACGCAGCCATGGCTACGGTCGCCGCCGAGCGGTTCGCGGACGACCCCTCGGTGACCGTGCGCCGAGCCCGGTTCGAGGAGATCGACGGCACGTTCGACGCCGTCACGATGATCGCGGTGCTGCACCACCTGCCGCTCGAACCGGCCCTCCGGCACGCGGGCGAGCTGCTCGCTCCCGGTGGTCGGCTGCTCGTGGTGGGGCTGGCGCGGGCCGACTCCCTGACCGACCTCGCCTGGGACCTCCCGTCGTCCCTGCTCAACCCGCTGGTGGGGCTGATGAAACATCCACAGCCGGTCCGTGCCCCTGTAGACGACGGCGGACCCGTGGCGAGCGGCGGACCCGTGATGCCGGTGCGCGACCCCGCCGAGTCGTTCTCGGAGATCTCCCGGACCGCCGGCGCGGTGCTCCCGGGGGCACGGGTCCGCCGTCGACTGTTCTTCCGGTACACGCTGGAGTGGACCCGACCGCGATGA
- a CDS encoding DUF6457 domain-containing protein — translation MTDLKQWISDLESELGLPTGTIDMKKVLDLARDAAHAVERPAAPLTTYAVGYADGLAAAGALVADPDPTQKATELAARWTTD, via the coding sequence ATGACAGACCTCAAGCAGTGGATCTCCGACCTGGAGTCGGAGCTCGGCCTCCCCACGGGCACCATCGACATGAAGAAGGTCCTGGACCTCGCCCGGGACGCCGCCCACGCCGTCGAGCGCCCGGCGGCCCCGCTCACCACGTACGCCGTCGGATATGCCGACGGGCTGGCCGCGGCCGGCGCGCTCGTCGCCGACCCGGACCCCACGCAGAAGGCGACCGAGCTGGCGGCCCGCTGGACCACCGACTGA
- a CDS encoding FAD-dependent oxidoreductase — protein MNLRVPVKVVVVGFGMVGSRLVDELLRREPEAFDITVLGSEPYEPYNRVLLSDVVAGRTDVAAITMPLPDGARVSVRRGVVAASIDRGARVVHADDGTVHPYDHVVLATGAAARIPPIPGLRTPDGGLPAGVHALRTLDDAREIVAATVNSPRAVVVGGGVLGLEAAVGLAGRGLNVTLVHHGEGLMERQLVTEAADVVRAGLEGQGVIVRPNSLSSEVLVAGGRAVGIRVRDNGAAAAAAAAGAAPAGVARAGAAPRDEVVAARLIVFSVGTIPETGLAAAAGLTTDRGVVVGYDLASPDDPRVHAIGDCAQPPNGSRGLVAEGWDQARRLAEHLVSLVEPVTPVAVVSPVAVVAPVAAAAEAGFTGAAPAGAVAGGVAAGGAAAGGAGLAGAGLAGTRPLAHLRLPDDGAQPSMAVRLGALLTSGATSSRAQTDRGIDTRGTDVVKVKAGPLSVTTMGVCGPSRPDEPAHRSIRLADPRAGRFIEVVVSDGVLVGATCVGDARVAADLTAAYTRRTPTPLDPAFLLLTPVMAAAAPASSPEHMPEDAVVCRCNGVTKGDIAGACPPGAHSVEDVVRETRATTGCGSCKDAVCGLVDWLRASAEAIPEPA, from the coding sequence ATGAACCTGCGTGTCCCTGTGAAGGTCGTCGTGGTGGGTTTCGGCATGGTCGGCTCGCGGCTCGTCGACGAGCTCCTGCGCCGCGAGCCCGAGGCGTTCGACATCACGGTGCTCGGCAGCGAGCCGTACGAGCCGTACAACCGGGTGCTGCTGAGCGACGTCGTGGCGGGACGCACCGATGTCGCCGCCATCACGATGCCCCTGCCCGACGGCGCCCGCGTCTCCGTGCGCCGGGGCGTCGTCGCGGCGTCGATCGACCGCGGCGCGCGGGTGGTGCACGCCGACGACGGCACGGTGCACCCGTACGACCACGTGGTCCTGGCGACCGGCGCCGCCGCCCGCATCCCGCCGATCCCCGGCCTGCGTACGCCCGACGGCGGACTGCCCGCCGGCGTCCACGCGCTGCGTACCCTCGACGACGCCCGCGAGATCGTGGCCGCGACCGTGAACTCGCCGCGCGCCGTCGTGGTCGGCGGCGGCGTGCTGGGTCTGGAGGCCGCCGTCGGGCTCGCGGGCCGCGGCCTGAACGTGACGCTCGTCCACCACGGCGAGGGCCTCATGGAGCGGCAGCTCGTCACGGAGGCCGCCGACGTCGTCCGGGCCGGCCTGGAGGGGCAGGGCGTGATCGTGCGCCCGAACAGCCTGTCCAGCGAGGTACTTGTCGCGGGCGGCCGCGCCGTCGGCATCCGGGTCCGGGACAACGGTGCCGCTGCTGCTGCGGCGGCGGCTGGCGCGGCCCCGGCGGGTGTGGCTCGGGCTGGCGCGGCCCCGCGCGACGAGGTGGTCGCGGCGCGCCTGATCGTGTTCTCCGTGGGCACCATTCCGGAGACCGGCCTCGCCGCGGCGGCGGGGCTGACGACGGACCGCGGCGTCGTCGTCGGGTACGACCTCGCCAGCCCCGACGACCCGCGCGTGCACGCGATCGGCGACTGCGCGCAGCCGCCCAACGGCTCGCGGGGGCTCGTCGCCGAGGGCTGGGACCAGGCGCGGCGGTTGGCGGAGCACCTGGTCTCGCTGGTCGAGCCGGTCACGCCGGTTGCGGTGGTCAGCCCGGTTGCGGTGGTCGCGCCGGTCGCTGCAGCGGCGGAGGCCGGCTTCACTGGCGCCGCGCCCGCCGGTGCCGTAGCTGGCGGTGTCGCGGCCGGCGGGGCCGCGGCCGGCGGGGCCGGACTCGCTGGGGCCGGACTCGCCGGGACCCGGCCGCTCGCGCACCTGCGCCTTCCGGACGACGGCGCCCAGCCCAGCATGGCGGTGCGCCTCGGAGCCCTGTTGACCAGCGGCGCGACGTCGAGCCGCGCGCAGACGGACCGGGGGATCGACACCCGGGGGACCGACGTCGTGAAGGTCAAGGCGGGACCGCTCAGCGTCACCACGATGGGGGTCTGCGGCCCGTCGCGCCCGGACGAGCCCGCACACCGCTCGATCCGCCTCGCCGACCCCCGGGCGGGCCGGTTCATCGAGGTCGTGGTCTCCGACGGCGTCCTTGTGGGGGCGACCTGCGTGGGCGACGCGCGTGTCGCCGCAGACCTCACCGCCGCCTACACCCGCCGCACCCCCACGCCGCTGGACCCCGCGTTCCTGCTTCTCACCCCGGTGATGGCGGCGGCGGCCCCGGCGTCGTCCCCCGAGCACATGCCCGAGGACGCCGTGGTGTGCCGCTGCAACGGCGTGACCAAGGGCGACATCGCGGGCGCGTGCCCGCCGGGAGCGCACTCCGTCGAGGACGTCGTGCGCGAGACCCGCGCGACGACAGGCTGCGGCTCCTGCAAGGACGCCGTGTGCGGCCTGGTCGACTGGCTCCGCGCATCGGCGGAGGCGATCCCGGAGCCGGCGTGA
- the mobA gene encoding molybdenum cofactor guanylyltransferase yields MTRTVARIEYDAVVLAGGRAARLDGTSKAGLVVGGARLLDRALAASARARRVAVVGPPELASALPVRDPASGYAGSAPLLTREDPPFGGPVAGLAAGLRALPDPGAPWVLLLAVDVPGAARAIVHLEEAVSREPVDGAYLVHEGRAQWLVGLYRRAALDRGLDGIETDGAPMKRLVGALRCAEVPDPAGWSDDIDTPADVARYRKDER; encoded by the coding sequence ATGACCAGGACCGTCGCCAGGATCGAGTACGACGCCGTCGTGCTGGCGGGCGGCCGGGCCGCTCGCCTGGACGGCACCTCCAAGGCCGGGCTCGTCGTGGGCGGTGCGCGGCTGCTCGACCGTGCGCTGGCCGCGAGCGCCCGCGCGCGCCGCGTCGCCGTCGTGGGTCCGCCGGAGCTCGCGAGCGCGCTTCCGGTGCGCGATCCGGCGTCGGGCTATGCGGGCTCCGCACCTCTTCTGACCAGGGAGGACCCGCCGTTCGGTGGACCGGTGGCAGGACTCGCCGCCGGGCTGCGTGCCCTGCCGGACCCGGGCGCGCCCTGGGTGCTGCTCCTCGCCGTCGACGTGCCGGGCGCCGCCCGGGCGATCGTGCACCTGGAGGAGGCCGTTTCACGTGAACCCGTGGACGGCGCCTACCTGGTGCACGAGGGCAGGGCCCAGTGGCTGGTCGGGCTGTACCGGCGCGCGGCCCTCGACCGCGGGCTGGACGGGATCGAGACCGACGGGGCGCCGATGAAGCGCCTGGTCGGCGCGCTCCGGTGCGCGGAGGTCCCGGACCCGGCAGGCTGGAGCGACGACATCGACACCCCCGCCGACGTGGCCCGATACCGGAAAGACGAGAGATGA
- a CDS encoding molybdopterin oxidoreductase family protein, with product MLATPGTPVESHCPYCALQCGMSLTPRAGAPGTAGAAVPGVPEVQPRDFPTNRGGLCQKGWTSASVLGASDRITVPLVRRSLLTGADHPTDSADGFAGSAGWSDRPAGSADEARRVSPLVPVSWDVALDLVAGQLAGIAAEHGPEAVAVFGGGGLTNEKAYALGKFARTVLRTPNIDYNGRFCMASAAAGMNRSFGVDRGLPFPLADLGGAQAVLLLGSNLAETMPPAVQHLAGARAAGGLVVVDPRRSATARLAGDPASGGQAGANASAVGQAGGSGRADGAGAGAGAAAAQGVHLAPVPGTDLAVLLGLLHVVLAEGLADRAYLDERTTGFDDVARSVAAWWPERVETVSGVPTADLRRVARLLAAAAPVHGGTGAYVLTGRGVEQSTQGTATVTAAINLALALGLPGRVGSGYGAITGQGNGQGGREHGQKADQLPGYRKIDDPAARAHVAAVWGVDPDSLPGPGLPAVQLLKSLGAVDPEGVPAPGRPRALLVHGSNLVVSAPNAGGVIDRLRSLDLLVVCDFVPSETALLADVVLPVTQWAEEEGTMTSLEGRVIRRRAAVRAPGEARSELWIIAELARRLGAPETLAFPTDPAVVFDELARASAGGPADYSGLSHARLDADEADGGPGLFWPVPAQAEHVSDAQVPPVTSASDTSPTALHPGTPRLFLDRFGTPDGRARMVAVDHVGPSDDVRPDAPFYLVTGRVLQHYQSGAQTHRVAELERLVAEPYVELHPVLGFRIGVPDGARVRLTSARGRVEATARWTDAVRPDTVFMPFHWSGVGSVNQVTTDATDPISGMPEFKVCAVDVSMVDVPAVDVPAADALGRRGTLTKELST from the coding sequence ATGCTCGCCACCCCCGGGACCCCGGTCGAGTCGCACTGCCCCTACTGCGCGCTGCAGTGCGGGATGTCGCTGACGCCGCGCGCCGGTGCGCCGGGCACCGCCGGTGCCGCGGTGCCCGGCGTGCCCGAGGTGCAGCCCCGCGACTTCCCGACCAACCGGGGCGGGCTGTGCCAGAAGGGTTGGACGTCGGCGTCGGTGCTCGGGGCGTCCGACCGGATCACCGTGCCGCTGGTCCGGCGATCCCTGCTGACGGGCGCGGACCACCCGACTGACTCGGCGGACGGGTTCGCCGGGTCTGCGGGTTGGTCCGACCGGCCGGCTGGCTCGGCCGACGAGGCCCGGCGAGTCAGCCCGCTGGTGCCCGTCTCCTGGGACGTGGCGCTCGATCTGGTCGCCGGCCAGCTCGCCGGGATCGCCGCGGAGCACGGCCCGGAGGCCGTGGCCGTCTTCGGCGGCGGCGGGCTGACGAACGAGAAGGCGTACGCGCTCGGCAAGTTCGCGCGGACCGTGCTGCGGACGCCGAACATCGACTACAACGGGCGGTTCTGCATGGCGTCCGCGGCGGCCGGGATGAACCGGTCGTTCGGCGTCGACCGCGGCCTGCCCTTCCCGCTGGCCGACCTCGGCGGCGCGCAGGCCGTGCTGCTGCTCGGCTCGAACCTCGCCGAGACCATGCCGCCCGCCGTCCAGCACCTGGCCGGGGCGCGGGCGGCGGGCGGGCTCGTCGTCGTGGACCCGCGGCGGTCCGCGACGGCCCGGCTCGCCGGGGACCCGGCGTCGGGCGGGCAGGCGGGCGCGAATGCGAGCGCCGTCGGGCAGGCGGGCGGTTCCGGGCGGGCGGACGGCGCAGGCGCCGGGGCCGGGGCCGCCGCCGCCCAGGGCGTGCACCTCGCCCCCGTACCCGGCACCGACCTCGCCGTGCTGCTCGGCCTGCTGCACGTGGTGCTCGCGGAGGGCCTCGCCGACCGGGCGTACCTGGACGAGCGCACCACCGGGTTCGACGACGTCGCCCGCTCGGTCGCGGCCTGGTGGCCCGAGCGGGTCGAGACGGTCTCGGGCGTGCCCACCGCCGACCTGCGCCGCGTGGCCCGGCTGCTCGCCGCGGCCGCCCCGGTGCACGGCGGGACCGGCGCGTACGTGCTGACGGGGCGCGGCGTCGAGCAGTCCACGCAGGGCACCGCGACCGTGACCGCCGCGATCAACCTGGCGCTGGCGCTCGGCCTGCCGGGGCGGGTCGGCTCGGGCTACGGCGCGATCACCGGGCAGGGCAACGGTCAGGGCGGCCGCGAGCACGGTCAGAAGGCCGACCAGCTCCCGGGCTACCGCAAGATCGACGACCCGGCGGCGCGCGCGCACGTCGCCGCCGTCTGGGGTGTGGACCCCGACTCCCTGCCCGGCCCGGGCCTGCCCGCGGTGCAGCTCCTCAAGTCCCTGGGCGCCGTCGACCCTGAAGGCGTGCCGGCCCCCGGCCGGCCCCGCGCGCTCCTGGTGCACGGCTCCAACCTCGTGGTCAGCGCGCCGAACGCCGGCGGCGTGATCGACCGGCTGCGCAGCCTCGACCTCCTCGTGGTCTGCGACTTCGTGCCGAGCGAGACGGCCCTGCTGGCCGACGTCGTGCTCCCCGTGACCCAGTGGGCCGAGGAGGAGGGCACGATGACGTCGCTCGAGGGGCGGGTCATCCGCCGTCGGGCCGCGGTGCGGGCGCCGGGCGAGGCGCGCTCCGAGCTGTGGATCATCGCCGAGCTGGCGCGCCGGCTCGGCGCGCCCGAGACACTGGCCTTCCCGACCGACCCCGCGGTCGTGTTCGACGAGCTCGCCCGGGCGTCGGCGGGCGGCCCCGCCGACTACTCCGGCTTGTCGCACGCGCGGCTCGACGCCGACGAGGCGGACGGCGGACCGGGCCTGTTCTGGCCGGTCCCGGCACAGGCGGAGCACGTGTCAGACGCACAGGTCCCTCCCGTGACCTCAGCGTCTGACACGTCGCCGACGGCCCTGCACCCCGGGACCCCGCGGCTGTTCCTCGACCGGTTCGGGACGCCCGACGGGCGCGCGCGCATGGTCGCCGTCGACCACGTGGGCCCGAGCGACGACGTGCGCCCGGACGCCCCGTTCTACCTGGTCACGGGCCGGGTGCTGCAGCACTACCAGTCCGGCGCGCAGACGCACCGGGTCGCGGAGCTGGAGCGCCTCGTGGCCGAGCCGTACGTCGAGCTGCACCCCGTGCTCGGCTTCCGCATCGGCGTGCCCGACGGCGCCCGCGTGCGCCTCACCAGTGCCCGGGGCCGGGTCGAGGCGACGGCGCGCTGGACCGACGCCGTGCGCCCCGACACCGTCTTCATGCCGTTCCACTGGAGCGGCGTCGGGTCGGTCAACCAGGTGACGACGGACGCCACCGACCCGATCTCCGGCATGCCGGAGTTCAAGGTGTGCGCGGTGGACGTCTCGATGGTGGACGTCCCCGCGGTGGACGTCCCGGCGGCCGACGCGCTCGGCCGGCGGGGCACCCTGACGAAGGAGCTCTCGACATGA
- a CDS encoding MFS transporter, with translation MSTPTAREAEATQSAGRSAVQRHTGRWIDHWDPEDKTLWEDGGRRTARRNLVLSIFAEFLGFGVWAVWSIVVPQLPAAGFDLTVDQMFWLISVPALVGATLRIPYTFAVPVFGGRNWTIASALLLLLPTGALILTVGDPTTPFPVLLGAAALAGLGGGNFASSMANISFFFPEREKGAALGWNAAGGNIGTAAVQLAVPLVIVAGAGVALDRAGLIFIPFILLAAFLAWRWMDNLSSAKADPRSFAVAVHHKHTWVISFIYIGTFGSFIGYAGAFPTLLAAQFPEVAIPLAFLGALVGSVARPLGGILADRVGGAVVTVGAFAVMALGAVGAITALGSGSFPLFFGSFLGLFVATGVGNGSVYRMIPAVFRASGGTAKAAAGCIGIAGAIGAFGGFLIPRGFALSTTVAGSIVPALWLFIGVYVVMALVCWLVYGRGAMAAARV, from the coding sequence GTGTCCACTCCGACAGCACGCGAAGCCGAGGCGACCCAGAGCGCCGGACGATCAGCCGTCCAGCGCCACACCGGACGCTGGATCGACCACTGGGACCCCGAGGACAAGACCCTCTGGGAGGACGGCGGACGCCGCACCGCCCGCCGCAACCTCGTCCTGTCGATCTTCGCCGAGTTCCTCGGGTTCGGGGTCTGGGCCGTCTGGTCCATCGTCGTGCCCCAGCTCCCCGCCGCGGGCTTCGACCTCACCGTCGACCAGATGTTCTGGCTCATCTCGGTGCCCGCCCTCGTCGGCGCCACGCTCCGCATCCCCTACACCTTTGCGGTCCCCGTCTTCGGCGGCCGCAACTGGACCATCGCGTCCGCGCTGCTCCTGCTGCTGCCCACGGGCGCGCTCATCCTCACGGTCGGCGACCCGACCACGCCGTTCCCCGTGCTGCTCGGCGCCGCGGCGCTCGCGGGCCTCGGCGGCGGCAACTTCGCGTCGTCGATGGCGAACATCTCCTTCTTCTTCCCCGAGAGGGAGAAGGGCGCGGCCCTGGGCTGGAACGCCGCCGGCGGCAACATCGGCACGGCGGCCGTGCAGCTCGCGGTGCCGCTCGTCATCGTCGCCGGGGCGGGCGTGGCGCTCGACCGGGCCGGGCTGATCTTCATCCCGTTCATCCTGCTGGCCGCGTTCCTCGCCTGGCGCTGGATGGACAACCTGTCCTCGGCCAAGGCCGACCCGCGCTCGTTCGCCGTGGCGGTGCACCACAAGCACACGTGGGTCATCAGCTTCATCTACATCGGCACGTTCGGGTCGTTCATCGGCTACGCGGGCGCCTTCCCGACGCTCCTTGCGGCGCAGTTCCCGGAGGTCGCGATCCCGCTCGCCTTCCTCGGCGCACTCGTGGGGTCGGTCGCCCGGCCGCTGGGCGGCATCCTCGCCGACCGGGTCGGCGGCGCGGTCGTGACCGTCGGCGCCTTCGCCGTGATGGCGCTCGGCGCCGTGGGTGCCATCACCGCGCTGGGGTCCGGCAGCTTCCCGCTCTTCTTCGGCTCGTTCCTCGGCCTGTTCGTCGCCACCGGCGTGGGCAACGGCTCCGTCTACCGCATGATCCCGGCGGTCTTCCGGGCCAGCGGCGGGACGGCGAAGGCCGCCGCCGGCTGCATCGGCATCGCCGGCGCGATCGGTGCGTTCGGCGGGTTCCTCATCCCGCGCGGGTTCGCCCTGTCGACCACCGTGGCCGGGTCGATCGTGCCCGCGCTGTGGCTGTTCATCGGGGTCTACGTGGTGATGGCCCTGGTCTGCTGGCTGGTCTACGGGCGCGGCGCCATGGCCGCGGCACGGGTCTGA
- a CDS encoding molybdopterin molybdotransferase MoeA, protein MESRLRSVTEHVEHVLALVEPLPAVASDLVGADGAVLAEDLYARVSVPPFESAAMDGYAVRLADLPADGAPVTLRVTGDVAAGAGPAAREGIGPGEAVRIMTGAPLPPGADAVVPVEHTSTGRFVAGASRAESAVTLARRPRAHVRAAGEDVTEGELLARAGSVVTAATVGALVASGTVRVPVRRRPLVAVISTGAELVPAGGGLGPGQITDSNGPMLAAAARAAGADVVRPGPVPDDPDALRAALDVAVRASGVDLIVTAGGVSAGAADVVREVLAASALGAGGVTDADVATVAMSPGKPQALARWRGAPWLALPGNPVGAYASFELFVRPAIDRLRGLGGSGEVLLSQGGNAEPAVRAQRYLPGRAYLSLRTATAWSSPAGRLQALPVRVVDGAIEPAGSHHSLAALAGADGLALVPPDVEKVRAGDVVQVLMLR, encoded by the coding sequence ATGGAGTCCCGGTTGCGGAGCGTCACGGAACACGTCGAGCACGTGCTCGCGCTCGTCGAGCCACTGCCGGCCGTCGCGTCGGACCTGGTGGGAGCCGACGGCGCGGTCCTCGCCGAGGACCTGTACGCCAGGGTCTCGGTCCCGCCCTTCGAGAGCGCCGCGATGGACGGGTACGCCGTGCGGCTCGCCGACCTGCCGGCCGACGGCGCGCCGGTGACGCTCCGGGTGACGGGGGACGTCGCGGCCGGGGCCGGTCCCGCCGCCCGGGAGGGGATCGGGCCGGGCGAGGCCGTGCGGATCATGACCGGGGCCCCGCTCCCGCCCGGGGCCGACGCCGTGGTCCCCGTCGAGCACACCTCGACCGGCCGGTTCGTCGCCGGCGCGTCCCGGGCGGAGTCGGCGGTCACGCTCGCCCGGCGCCCCCGCGCGCACGTCCGGGCCGCGGGCGAGGACGTGACCGAGGGCGAGCTGCTCGCGAGGGCGGGCAGCGTGGTGACGGCGGCGACGGTGGGCGCGCTGGTCGCGTCCGGCACGGTGCGTGTTCCCGTCCGACGTCGCCCGCTGGTCGCGGTGATCTCCACGGGCGCCGAGCTGGTGCCGGCCGGGGGCGGCCTCGGGCCCGGCCAGATCACGGACTCCAACGGTCCGATGCTCGCGGCGGCGGCGCGGGCGGCAGGGGCCGACGTCGTCCGCCCGGGGCCGGTGCCCGACGACCCGGACGCGCTGCGCGCCGCGCTGGACGTTGCGGTGCGTGCCTCCGGCGTCGACCTGATCGTGACGGCGGGAGGTGTGTCGGCGGGTGCTGCCGACGTGGTGCGGGAGGTGCTGGCGGCGTCCGCCCTGGGTGCCGGCGGCGTGACGGACGCCGACGTCGCCACCGTCGCGATGTCCCCCGGCAAGCCGCAGGCGCTGGCCCGCTGGCGCGGCGCCCCCTGGCTGGCGCTGCCCGGCAACCCGGTGGGCGCCTACGCGTCGTTCGAGCTGTTCGTGCGGCCGGCGATCGACCGGCTGCGCGGCCTGGGGGGCTCGGGGGAAGTCCTGCTCAGCCAGGGAGGTAACGCTGAGCCAGCAGTGCGCGCACAGCGTTACCTCCCTGGCCGCGCATACCTCTCCCTCCGCACGGCCACGGCGTGGTCCAGCCCGGCGGGCAGGCTCCAGGCGCTGCCCGTCCGCGTGGTCGACGGCGCGATCGAGCCCGCGGGCTCGCACCACTCCCTGGCGGCGCTCGCCGGGGCTGACGGCCTGGCCCTCGTGCCGCCCGACGTCGAGAAGGTGCGCGCCGGGGACGTCGTCCAGGTGCTGATGCTGCGATGA